ACAACAACTATCTTGCCACCGACCTCGCCAACCGGCTGCGGGACGACGAATACCGCTTCACCTTCATGGTGCAGGTGGTGCCGAAAAGCGCCGGCTATCCGCTCGACAAGGCGACGGAGGAATGGCCGACCGACACATATCCCTATCAGCCGGTGGCGACGCTGATCCTGCCCAAACAGGATGTCTCGGCCCGCGGCCAGGGCGATTACGGGCAGGAGTTGGCCTTCAACATCTGGCGCACCCCGGTGGAGCAGACGCCGCAGGGCAGCATCGCCGCGGCGCGCAAGGTCGTCTACAACCATGGCGCCGATGTCCGCCATCAGGCCAACGGCCAGCCGCTGGAACAGCCGCTGGTGCCGCGCACCCCGGCGCCGGCGCCGCCCAAGGATGACTGCATCGTCAAGGCGGTGATCTATCCCCCCATCGGCGTCGCCCGCATCGGCAACGCGCCCAAGGGCCATGTCGTCGGCCCCGAGGTGCCGAACCCGAAGCCGCTGATGGCCAGCGACGACCCGGCGCGGAACCCCTATCGCGATGCCGAGGGCCGGCTCCTGCCGCAGGCGGCGCGCTTCCGCATCTATGGCGTCAACGCCCTGGGGCGGATCGTGCGCGAGCTGTCGGCTCCCGACAGCGGCGCCGACATCACGTGGAAGGTCCATCTCGCCAACAAGAAATCGGCCTGGTACGGCTTCCAGCTGGCGCTCGACATTCCCGAGGCGGCGTCGGCCGACCCGACCACCTTGCGCAACCCGACCGTCTCCGACCGCGAGGCGCTGGTGCTCGACGCCGGCGAACAGGCGATCCATGCCGGCCATGGCAAGCAGAGCCGCAAGCTGACCGCCGGCAAGTTCATGCATCAGGGCGAGCCGGTCTATCTCGGCCGCATGTGGTGCGAGGAGGGCGACAAGCGCCTGCTGGTCACCGGCGGTCGCGGCTTCTCCGCCTCCTACAACGGTACCAAGGCGATCACCTTCGGCAACAACGAGGGCTGGCACGACGATACCTCCGACGGGCCGGTCGATGCCGTCGTCAAGCTGAACGGCATGGAACTGCCCGTCACCCCCGCCTGGATCGTGGTGGCCCCGCCCAATTACGGACCGCAGCGCAAGTCGGTCCGCACCATGTGGGATCTGATGCGCGACGTGTCGATCCAGGCCAAGACCCTGCCCAAGCCGGCGCGCCCCTCCTTCACCAACGACATCTATCCGGTGTTCGAGCGGATGACCGGCCTGCAATGGGTCAATGCCGGCTTCGCCGCCGGGTTCGGCTGGCGCTCGGCCAACGACTTCACCAAGCCGGACTGGATCGAGCGGCTGAACGACCGCAGCCTCGCCAACCAGGAAACCCGGCGGGTGCTGAAGAACTCCTTCCGGCACGACAGCGTCGACAGCTGGTCGCCGATGCCCTGGCCCTGGGTCTATGGCGACGCGATGAACGTCCCGCCGGCCCAGACCCCGCGCCAATACACATCGCTGACCCAGACCCAGCTCGGCTTCCTCGACCAGTGGGTCGCCGGCGATTTCGACGATGATTGGGGCAAGGTTCCGGTCTACACCGAGTTCGACCAGGTCCCGCTGGAAGAGCAGGGCGAGGTCCTGACCCGCGCCGCGCTGGAGTTCTGTCTGGCGGACGCCTTCCATCCCGGCTGCGAGATGACCTGGCCGGTGCGCGCCTCCACCATGTACATGGAGCCGTTCCGCTTCGCCCATGCGCCCAAGGGCTGGATCGAGCCGGGCATGGGCGCCATCCTGTCGAGCGACACGGTGACCATTCCCAATGGTCCGCTCTATGGCCAGCTTCCGGGCGGCATCACCCGCTGGATGGCGGTGCCGTGGCAGACCGACACCGGCAGCTGCCGGTCGGGCTACGACGCCAGCTATGACCCCAACGTCCCCACCTTCTGGCCGGCCCGCGTCCCCAACGAGGTGCTGACCCGGGAAAACTACGCCCTGGTGATGGATGCCACCCAGCCGGCCCAGGTGCGTCTGGCCGCCTTCGCCAACCGCGCCGCCTGGGTGGCGCCGCTGGGGACGGGCAGCTACACCGACCAGATCAACAACATGATCCATCACTTCGATCATCTCGGCGTGGTCGAGGTCAATCCCGGCCCGACCGATCCGGAAGGGGCCAAGCTGTTCCCGCCGCTGATCGAGGTGGAGGACCAGCACATCCCCATCCCCGACGAGGATGACACCGTCGATGCCAAGGCGGTGCGGGCCGCCCACCACACCCTGACGACCAGGACGCCGGGGCCGACCGGCGGGGGAGGAGGCTTGCGGGCGACCCAGCCGGTCGATCTCAGCCGGATCGACAAGGTCCGCCGCTTCCCGCGCGGGCTGCGGTGAACAAAAGCGGTGTGAT
Above is a window of Azospirillum sp. B510 DNA encoding:
- a CDS encoding LodA/GoxA family CTQ-dependent oxidase translates to MSAKDPNATEPGQTPPCFDCATDATGRLDEMFIVMGQMKNIALGQKPAQREVFRKLHGAAHGRLVMDPKRPEALRVGVFAKDELPAWMRFSSDTSPTAPDLGSTLGIGLKVWGVDGVNALGETGDVADFIMQNYPVFFVDNAQEMCEFTYAGIVQNDYPGYLAKHPKTNDILNAMSAQVDGSVLTTQYWAILPFAFGPDHYAKYALVPEVPPPGHPAVNVPTDDNNYLATDLANRLRDDEYRFTFMVQVVPKSAGYPLDKATEEWPTDTYPYQPVATLILPKQDVSARGQGDYGQELAFNIWRTPVEQTPQGSIAAARKVVYNHGADVRHQANGQPLEQPLVPRTPAPAPPKDDCIVKAVIYPPIGVARIGNAPKGHVVGPEVPNPKPLMASDDPARNPYRDAEGRLLPQAARFRIYGVNALGRIVRELSAPDSGADITWKVHLANKKSAWYGFQLALDIPEAASADPTTLRNPTVSDREALVLDAGEQAIHAGHGKQSRKLTAGKFMHQGEPVYLGRMWCEEGDKRLLVTGGRGFSASYNGTKAITFGNNEGWHDDTSDGPVDAVVKLNGMELPVTPAWIVVAPPNYGPQRKSVRTMWDLMRDVSIQAKTLPKPARPSFTNDIYPVFERMTGLQWVNAGFAAGFGWRSANDFTKPDWIERLNDRSLANQETRRVLKNSFRHDSVDSWSPMPWPWVYGDAMNVPPAQTPRQYTSLTQTQLGFLDQWVAGDFDDDWGKVPVYTEFDQVPLEEQGEVLTRAALEFCLADAFHPGCEMTWPVRASTMYMEPFRFAHAPKGWIEPGMGAILSSDTVTIPNGPLYGQLPGGITRWMAVPWQTDTGSCRSGYDASYDPNVPTFWPARVPNEVLTRENYALVMDATQPAQVRLAAFANRAAWVAPLGTGSYTDQINNMIHHFDHLGVVEVNPGPTDPEGAKLFPPLIEVEDQHIPIPDEDDTVDAKAVRAAHHTLTTRTPGPTGGGGGLRATQPVDLSRIDKVRRFPRGLR